A genome region from Setaria italica strain Yugu1 chromosome III, Setaria_italica_v2.0, whole genome shotgun sequence includes the following:
- the LOC101754167 gene encoding transcription initiation factor IIA subunit 2 isoform X2: protein MATFELYRRSTIGMCLTETLDEMVSSGTLSPELAIQVLVQFDKSMTDALENQVKSKVNIKGHLHTYRFCDNVWTFILTDAQFKNDDNTEQVGKVKIVACDSKLLSQ, encoded by the exons atggccaccTTCGAGCTCTACCGGAGGTCCACCATCGGCATGTGCCTCACCGAGACGCTCGACGAGATGGTCTCCAGCGGCACCCTCAGCCCGGAGCTCGCCATTCAGGTCCTTGTCCAGTTTGACAAG TCTATGACGGATGCTCTGGAGAACCAGGTGAAGAGCAAGGTTAACATCAAG GGCCATCTGCACACATACAGGTTCTGCGATAATGTGTGGACCTTCATCTTGACGGACGCACAGTTCAAGAACGATGACAACACCGAGCAGGTGGGCAAAGTGAAGATTGTGGCCTGCGACTCCAAACTGCTCAGCCAATAG
- the LOC101754167 gene encoding uncharacterized protein LOC101754167 isoform X1, with the protein MATFELYRRSTIGMCLTETLDEMVSSGTLSPELAIQVLVQFDKSMTDALENQVKSKVNIKLHPWKEFFHSPLPYSLGSSIYVAVSGGNLRNCPALLFCPNHSVILDVILISLCILISCINCCSGDCIRGHYGCDVSQTAILAVCHKTPKFQLLMFYSKGSDSYIKKVIQF; encoded by the exons atggccaccTTCGAGCTCTACCGGAGGTCCACCATCGGCATGTGCCTCACCGAGACGCTCGACGAGATGGTCTCCAGCGGCACCCTCAGCCCGGAGCTCGCCATTCAGGTCCTTGTCCAGTTTGACAAG TCTATGACGGATGCTCTGGAGAACCAGGTGAAGAGCAAGGTTAACATCAAG ttgcacccttggaaggaattCTTCCATAGTCCCCTGCCGTACAGTCTAGGATCCAGCATCTACGTGGCCGTAAGTGGTGGGAACTTGAGAAACTGTCCAGCGCTACTTTTTTGCCCTAACCATTCTGTCATTTTGGACGTAATCCTGATAAGCCTGTGTATACTGATATCTTGTATAAATTGTTGTTCTGGTGATTGCATTAGAGGGCATTATGGTTGTGATGTTTCCCAGACTGCAATACTGGCAGTTTGCCACAAAACACCCAAGTTCCAATTGTTGATGTTTTATTCGAAAGGGTCAGACTCATATATAAAGAAAGTAATCCAGTTTTGA
- the LOC101754558 gene encoding protein PHOTOSYSTEM I ASSEMBLY 2, chloroplastic: MELAIATASSSLVTGLRCRTTGSAAVAWPGRTSTARLCRRRAMPSKRGARLMVSAAGCKTCKGKGAVECPGCKGTGKNKKNGNIFERWKCFECQGFGLKSCPSCGKGGLTPEQRGER, encoded by the exons ATGGAGCTCGCCATTGCCACCGCCAGCAGCAGCTTGGTCACCGGCTTGAGGTGCAGGACGACAGGCTCTGCTGCCGTCGCATGGCCAGGGAGGACTTCCACGGCCAGGCTATGCAGGAGGAGGGCGATGCCATCCAAGCGTGGAGCCAGGCTGATG GTCTCTGCAGCAGGTTGCAAGACATGCAAAGGAAAGGGTGCAGTAGAGTGCCCAGGGTGCAAG GGGAccggcaagaacaagaagaacgGCAACATTTTCGAGAGATGGAA GTGTTTCGAGTGCCAAGGATTTGGGCTCAAGAGCTGCCCCAGCTGCGGCAAAGGAGGCCTCACACCCGAGCAGAGGGGGGAGAGATGA
- the LOC101755782 gene encoding uncharacterized protein LOC101755782 isoform X1: MQEVFNPPEMEGETEAKNGPCTSIRNDVVFEQDLGSSYQLWGNMKFEEHGQLLSQAKRDLSCVDYQARPVESNYVTDLRSHAYSEDPSPLGREYHRQKSCLPTSSCSCEKSSALEAAPSSPDALGHALGKMRTKINTLSARPDYFSSYPTTASHVRKHREVELDYGLDHSEHCYRRSGRVTAFSSHNGQSAGHCNEMVDYARGHHYVDDINPVSRQWCFDDGGPSLPRGLQYGDEIPSLSSKKYAPSRSSQWHYGPQTPLFSRRYEYGDEIPSLSPNWRYRDKIPSCSGHWCHDVGPHAPSRYRQGASHRNGHSRQNFSRINTNEQAKVTTSKHAFIKPRMVNRVANSSDHYRTNMKDNRCRNPEAVMDQVRGPRANKLNDASASSPVKDIMSPLVCREQFNRSDFSVQYKQAKFFMIKSYSEDDIHKGIKYNVWASTPNGNNKLDAAYHDAQILMKENGEKCPVFLFFSVNTSGQFVGLAEMLGPVDFKKTMDFWKDDRWSGFFPIIWHIIKDIPNRLFRHIILEYNDNRPVTFSRDTQEIGLLQGVQMLKIFKDHPQGASILDDFDFYEEKDSARGAQKRENPESTHQARFSEDLEPMGSLEASMESWSLYNNWD; this comes from the exons ATGCAGGAAGTTTTTAATCCACCAGAAATGGAAGGGGAAACAGAAGCAAAAAATGGTCCTTGTACTTCCATTAGAAATGATGTGGTTTTCGAACAAGATTTGGGTTCTTCGTATCAATTAT GGGGCAATATGAAGTTTGAGGAACATGGCCAGTTGCTATCTCAGGCAAAAAGGGATTTGTCGTGTGTG GATTATCAAGCACGGCCTGTGGAGTCCAACTATGTTACTGACCTTAGATCACATGCATATTCTGAGGATCCATCGCCACTGGGAAGAGAATATCATAGGCAGAAGTCATGTCTTCCTACTTCAAGCTGTTCTTGTGAAAAATCTTCTGCATTAGAAGCAGCACCAAGTAGCCCAGATGCATTAGGGCATGCATTGGGGAAAATGAGAACCAAAATCAACACCCTCAGTGCAAGGCCAGATTATTTTTCTTCATATCCTACTACTGCTTCTCACGTGAGAAAACATCGAGAAGTTGAACTCGATTATGGTTTAGATCATTCAGAACATTGTTACAGAAGATCAGGCCGAGTTACTGCCTTTTCAAGCCACAACGGTCAATCTGCAGGACATTGCAATGAG ATGGTCGATTATGCCAGAGGACACCACTATGTAGATGATATCAATCCTGTTTCACGTCAATGGTGCTTTGATGATGGAGGCCCTTCGCTACCAAGAGGGCTGCAGTATGGCGATGAGATCCCTTCTTTGTCTAGTAAGAAGTATGCACCTtcacgctcaagccaatggcaCTATGGTCCTCAAACCCCATTGTTCTCAAGAAGATATGAGTATGGTGATGAGATCCCGTCACTTTCTCCAAATTGGCGCTACCGAGATAAGATCCCTTCGTGCTCTGGTCATTGGTGCCATGATGTTGGGCCACATGCGCCATCAAGGTACCGGCAAGGTGCTTCTCATCGGAATGGTCATTCAAGACAAAATTTTTCCAGGATTAATACCAATGAGCAAGCCAAAGTTACCACAAGCAAACATGCTTTTATAAAACCTAGGATGGTCAACAGAGTTGCAAACAGTAGTGACCACTATAGGACCAATATGAAAGATAATCGCTGCAGAAATCCAGAGGCTGTAATGGACCAAGTTCGTGGGCCAAGAGCAAATAAATTGAATGATGCTTCAGCATCATCCCCTGTGAAAGATATCATGAGTCCATTGGTCTGTAGGGAACAATTCAATAGATCGGACTTTTCAGTTCAGTATAAACAGGCCAAGTTTTTCATGATAAAATCATATAGTGAAGATGATATTCATAAAGGTATCAAATACAATGTTTGGGCAAGTACACCAAACGGGAACAATAAGCTGGATGCTGCTTACCATGATGCTCAAATTTTAATGAAAGAGAATGGGGAAAAGTGTCCTGTGTTCCTATTCTTCTCG GTTAACACCAGCGGACAGTTTGTAGGGTTGGCTGAAATGTTAGGCCCTGTTGATTTCAAGAAGACCATGGATTTTTGGAAAGACGATAGATGGAGTGGTTTTTTCCCTATAATATGGCATATTATAAAGGACATTCCAAATCGGCTGTTCAGGCATATAATTCTTGAATACAATGATAACAGACCAGTTACATTTAGTAGGGACACTCAGGAG ATTGGGTTGCTGCAAGGTGTGCAAATGTTGAAAATTTTCAAGGATCATCCTCAGGGAGCATCAATTCTGGATGATTTTGATTTTTATGAAGAAAAAGATAGTGCACGCGGTGCTCAAAAGAGAGAAAATCCAGAGTCAACACATCAAGCTAGATTCTCTGAAGACTTGGAGCCGATG GGAAGTTTGGAGGCAAGCATGGAGAGCTGGAGTTTGTACAACAATTGGGACTAA
- the LOC101755782 gene encoding uncharacterized protein LOC101755782 isoform X2 has product MEGETEAKNGPCTSIRNDVVFEQDLGSSYQLWGNMKFEEHGQLLSQAKRDLSCVDYQARPVESNYVTDLRSHAYSEDPSPLGREYHRQKSCLPTSSCSCEKSSALEAAPSSPDALGHALGKMRTKINTLSARPDYFSSYPTTASHVRKHREVELDYGLDHSEHCYRRSGRVTAFSSHNGQSAGHCNELSLKQMVDYARGHHYVDDINPVSRQWCFDDGGPSLPRGLQYGDEIPSLSSKKYAPSRSSQWHYGPQTPLFSRRYEYGDEIPSLSPNWRYRDKIPSCSGHWCHDVGPHAPSRYRQGASHRNGHSRQNFSRINTNEQAKVTTSKHAFIKPRMVNRVANSSDHYRTNMKDNRCRNPEAVMDQVRGPRANKLNDASASSPVKDIMSPLVCREQFNRSDFSVQYKQAKFFMIKSYSEDDIHKGIKYNVWASTPNGNNKLDAAYHDAQILMKENGEKCPVFLFFSVNTSGQFVGLAEMLGPVDFKKTMDFWKDDRWSGFFPIIWHIIKDIPNRLFRHIILEYNDNRPVTFSRDTQEIGLLQGVQMLKIFKDHPQGASILDDFDFYEEKDSARGAQKRENPESTHQARFSEDLEPMGSLEASMESWSLYNNWD; this is encoded by the exons ATGGAAGGGGAAACAGAAGCAAAAAATGGTCCTTGTACTTCCATTAGAAATGATGTGGTTTTCGAACAAGATTTGGGTTCTTCGTATCAATTAT GGGGCAATATGAAGTTTGAGGAACATGGCCAGTTGCTATCTCAGGCAAAAAGGGATTTGTCGTGTGTG GATTATCAAGCACGGCCTGTGGAGTCCAACTATGTTACTGACCTTAGATCACATGCATATTCTGAGGATCCATCGCCACTGGGAAGAGAATATCATAGGCAGAAGTCATGTCTTCCTACTTCAAGCTGTTCTTGTGAAAAATCTTCTGCATTAGAAGCAGCACCAAGTAGCCCAGATGCATTAGGGCATGCATTGGGGAAAATGAGAACCAAAATCAACACCCTCAGTGCAAGGCCAGATTATTTTTCTTCATATCCTACTACTGCTTCTCACGTGAGAAAACATCGAGAAGTTGAACTCGATTATGGTTTAGATCATTCAGAACATTGTTACAGAAGATCAGGCCGAGTTACTGCCTTTTCAAGCCACAACGGTCAATCTGCAGGACATTGCAATGAG TTATCGTTGAAACAGATGGTCGATTATGCCAGAGGACACCACTATGTAGATGATATCAATCCTGTTTCACGTCAATGGTGCTTTGATGATGGAGGCCCTTCGCTACCAAGAGGGCTGCAGTATGGCGATGAGATCCCTTCTTTGTCTAGTAAGAAGTATGCACCTtcacgctcaagccaatggcaCTATGGTCCTCAAACCCCATTGTTCTCAAGAAGATATGAGTATGGTGATGAGATCCCGTCACTTTCTCCAAATTGGCGCTACCGAGATAAGATCCCTTCGTGCTCTGGTCATTGGTGCCATGATGTTGGGCCACATGCGCCATCAAGGTACCGGCAAGGTGCTTCTCATCGGAATGGTCATTCAAGACAAAATTTTTCCAGGATTAATACCAATGAGCAAGCCAAAGTTACCACAAGCAAACATGCTTTTATAAAACCTAGGATGGTCAACAGAGTTGCAAACAGTAGTGACCACTATAGGACCAATATGAAAGATAATCGCTGCAGAAATCCAGAGGCTGTAATGGACCAAGTTCGTGGGCCAAGAGCAAATAAATTGAATGATGCTTCAGCATCATCCCCTGTGAAAGATATCATGAGTCCATTGGTCTGTAGGGAACAATTCAATAGATCGGACTTTTCAGTTCAGTATAAACAGGCCAAGTTTTTCATGATAAAATCATATAGTGAAGATGATATTCATAAAGGTATCAAATACAATGTTTGGGCAAGTACACCAAACGGGAACAATAAGCTGGATGCTGCTTACCATGATGCTCAAATTTTAATGAAAGAGAATGGGGAAAAGTGTCCTGTGTTCCTATTCTTCTCG GTTAACACCAGCGGACAGTTTGTAGGGTTGGCTGAAATGTTAGGCCCTGTTGATTTCAAGAAGACCATGGATTTTTGGAAAGACGATAGATGGAGTGGTTTTTTCCCTATAATATGGCATATTATAAAGGACATTCCAAATCGGCTGTTCAGGCATATAATTCTTGAATACAATGATAACAGACCAGTTACATTTAGTAGGGACACTCAGGAG ATTGGGTTGCTGCAAGGTGTGCAAATGTTGAAAATTTTCAAGGATCATCCTCAGGGAGCATCAATTCTGGATGATTTTGATTTTTATGAAGAAAAAGATAGTGCACGCGGTGCTCAAAAGAGAGAAAATCCAGAGTCAACACATCAAGCTAGATTCTCTGAAGACTTGGAGCCGATG GGAAGTTTGGAGGCAAGCATGGAGAGCTGGAGTTTGTACAACAATTGGGACTAA